A stretch of Candidatus Zixiibacteriota bacterium DNA encodes these proteins:
- a CDS encoding GGDEF domain-containing protein has protein sequence MFHCACRQEGVDVAFNLSRMFIEEKVSFHYFRTIDELLVLAQRYHLDLVIIAGKDDFIKEIEMVRLMKEHIFLAIIPTVLYHPDPPESVLVSGFENGTDTFLHGQWREKLFRSQLKMVAERSRRDISVNPSTWLPGPALIEKEIERLIKLGADFGVCYADIDDFKAYNDYYGYYYGDRVIRLTARIIRDVVFDICRVGFVGHIGGDDFVFILPTDMVGLACENVIKTFDRLVPFRYSDQDRTRGTIQTRNRRGEVETFGLLTISIAVLVNQKGNFKHVGEMSHMLADLKKYSKSLKGSNYVVERRKKY, from the coding sequence ATGTTTCACTGCGCCTGCCGTCAGGAAGGGGTCGATGTCGCTTTCAATCTTTCCCGGATGTTTATTGAAGAAAAAGTCTCCTTCCATTACTTTCGCACCATTGATGAACTTCTGGTGCTGGCGCAGCGGTACCATCTCGACCTGGTCATAATCGCCGGCAAAGATGATTTTATCAAAGAGATTGAGATGGTGCGCCTGATGAAAGAGCATATCTTCCTGGCGATTATCCCGACCGTGCTGTATCATCCCGACCCGCCGGAATCAGTCCTGGTTTCCGGTTTCGAGAACGGGACCGATACTTTCCTGCACGGACAATGGCGGGAGAAGCTTTTTCGCTCTCAACTGAAAATGGTGGCGGAGAGAAGCCGCCGCGATATCTCGGTCAATCCCTCGACATGGCTTCCCGGACCGGCGCTCATCGAGAAAGAAATCGAACGGCTGATAAAACTGGGGGCAGATTTCGGCGTCTGCTATGCCGATATCGATGACTTCAAAGCCTACAACGATTACTACGGCTACTATTATGGCGACCGGGTGATTCGTCTGACGGCGCGGATTATCCGCGATGTTGTCTTCGATATCTGCCGGGTCGGTTTTGTGGGGCATATCGGCGGCGATGATTTTGTCTTTATCCTGCCGACCGATATGGTCGGATTAGCCTGCGAGAATGTCATTAAAACTTTCGACCGTCTGGTGCCGTTTAGATACTCCGACCAGGACAGAACGCGCGGGACCATTCAAACCCGCAACCGCCGCGGGGAAGTGGAAACTTTCGGGCTTCTGACTATCTCCATTGCGGTGCTGGTGAACCAGAAGGGGAATTTCAAGCATGTGGGTGAGATGTCGCACATGCTGGCGGATTTGAAGAAGTATTCGAAATCGCTCAAGGGGTCAAACTACGTAGTGGAGCGGCGGAAGAAGTACTAA